In a genomic window of Staphylococcus taiwanensis:
- the mgtE gene encoding magnesium transporter — translation MSLETEKNDYNNNEEVYNQSLLDKFLMQGDIDQFREEFLVMHEYEQSEYFEDTTDDNRQKIFEFLSPQEVGEFFDQLEIDDEEYESLFDTMNAHYASKVLEEMSSDNAVDILNELSKSKVASLLNLMNREAANEIKDLLHYEEDTAGGIMTTEYISLDISTPVKEALMLVKEQAPDAETIYVIFAINSDGQLLGVLSLRDLIVAENDAYIEDIMSERVISVNVADDQEDVAQKMRDYDFIAMPVVDYQQHLLGIITIDDILDVMDEEASEDYSRLAGVSDIDSTNDSVVKTATKRLPWLIILTFLGMITATILGSFEATLSQVALLAAFIPIISGMSGNSGTQSLAVSVRNISTGEIDEQSKFKVALREAGSGMLSGLVCATILFIIIVSIYRQPFLGLIVAGSLTIAMTVGTLVGSMIPLLMNKLNIDPAVASGPFITTINDIVSMLIYFGLATTFMSYLT, via the coding sequence GTGTCATTAGAAACAGAGAAAAATGACTACAATAATAATGAAGAAGTATACAATCAAAGCTTATTAGATAAGTTTTTAATGCAAGGTGACATCGATCAATTTAGAGAAGAATTTCTGGTGATGCACGAATATGAACAAAGTGAATACTTTGAAGATACAACAGATGACAATCGACAAAAGATTTTTGAATTTTTATCTCCACAAGAAGTAGGGGAATTCTTTGATCAATTAGAAATTGATGATGAAGAATACGAAAGTTTATTTGACACTATGAATGCGCATTACGCGAGTAAAGTCTTAGAAGAAATGTCTTCCGATAATGCGGTAGATATTTTAAATGAATTATCTAAATCCAAAGTAGCAAGTCTGTTAAATTTAATGAATCGTGAAGCAGCAAACGAAATTAAAGACTTACTACATTATGAAGAAGATACTGCCGGTGGTATTATGACTACCGAGTACATTTCTTTAGATATTTCTACCCCTGTCAAAGAAGCGTTAATGTTAGTTAAAGAACAAGCACCAGATGCTGAAACAATTTATGTTATTTTTGCGATAAATAGTGATGGACAATTGCTAGGGGTATTATCTTTAAGAGATTTAATTGTCGCTGAAAATGACGCATACATAGAAGATATCATGAGTGAACGTGTCATTAGCGTAAATGTAGCAGATGACCAAGAAGATGTTGCTCAAAAAATGAGAGACTATGACTTCATCGCCATGCCGGTTGTTGATTATCAACAGCATTTACTAGGTATAATTACGATTGATGATATCCTTGATGTTATGGATGAAGAAGCAAGTGAAGACTACTCTCGTTTAGCCGGGGTTTCAGATATCGACTCTACAAATGATTCAGTTGTTAAAACTGCAACAAAACGTTTACCTTGGCTTATCATACTTACTTTTTTAGGTATGATTACAGCAACTATACTAGGTAGCTTTGAAGCTACATTATCACAAGTTGCTTTATTAGCAGCATTCATACCTATCATTAGTGGTATGTCTGGTAATTCAGGCACACAATCTCTTGCCGTATCTGTTCGTAATATTTCAACAGGCGAAATTGATGAGCAGAGTAAATTTAAAGTGGCATTAAGAGAAGCGGGTAGTGGAATGTTGTCAGGACTAGTCTGTGCAACTATTTTATTTATTATTATCGTATCTATTTATCGACAACCATTCTTAGGATTAATTGTTGCTGGCAGTCTAACGATAGCGATGACGGTTGGTACATTAGTAGGTTCTATGATTCCATTACTGATGAATAAATTGAATATTGATCCAGCAGTAGCCAGTGGTCCATTTATTACTACAATTAATGATATCGTAAGTATGTTAATTTATTTCGGTTTAGCAACAACATTCATGTCGTATTTAACTTAG
- a CDS encoding RluA family pseudouridine synthase, protein MKFVYKIQQEEMLRSFLQRNQYSKKTISAIKLNGALIINDNDVTVRKVMLPGNQLTVQLPSEVPSTYLMPSNQPIEVLYEDDYLLLVSKPSRLNSTPSREHPHDSLIERVLYYLNRHNNMEHAIVPHIVTRLDRNTRGIVIFAKHGHIHHLMSTIDVDKRYVCVCYGKTEPNGIIEAPIARDDDSIITRKVALSGKYAKTAYRTLNSKACSSLCEVKLYTGRTHQIRVHFQHIGHPLVGDDLYQGEHPKIHTQSLQCYKVKFKHPIYNREIEVVSDYKWLSKIYALL, encoded by the coding sequence ATGAAATTTGTATATAAGATTCAGCAAGAAGAAATGCTTAGATCTTTTCTACAAAGAAATCAATACTCTAAAAAGACGATTAGCGCCATTAAACTTAATGGCGCTTTAATTATTAATGATAATGATGTGACGGTTAGAAAGGTAATGCTACCGGGTAATCAACTAACGGTTCAATTGCCGAGTGAAGTTCCTAGTACGTATTTAATGCCATCAAATCAACCTATTGAAGTGCTATATGAAGATGATTATCTTTTATTAGTGTCTAAACCTAGCCGTTTAAATAGTACACCATCACGTGAGCATCCACATGATAGCTTAATTGAAAGAGTATTATATTATTTGAATCGTCATAATAACATGGAACACGCTATTGTTCCGCATATCGTAACGCGCCTTGACCGAAATACACGTGGTATTGTCATTTTTGCGAAACATGGTCATATTCATCACTTAATGTCTACGATAGATGTTGATAAGCGTTATGTATGTGTTTGCTATGGTAAGACCGAACCGAATGGCATCATTGAAGCACCGATCGCGAGGGATGACGATAGTATTATTACCCGCAAAGTAGCGCTATCTGGTAAGTATGCAAAGACGGCATATCGAACACTCAACAGTAAAGCGTGTTCTAGTTTATGTGAGGTTAAATTATATACGGGACGAACGCATCAAATACGAGTGCATTTTCAACACATTGGACATCCATTAGTCGGTGATGATTTATATCAAGGCGAACATCCCAAAATCCATACACAATCTTTACAATGTTATAAAGTAAAGTTCAAACATCCAATATATAATAGAGAGATTGAAGTAGTAAGTGATTATAAATGGCTAAGTAAGATTTATGCATTACTATAA
- a CDS encoding NAD kinase, whose amino-acid sequence MRYTILSKGDSKSNALKHKMINHMKDFHMVEDTVNPEIVISVGGDGTLLQAFHQYSHMVSQVAFVGVHTGHLGFYADWLPHEVEKLIIEINNSEFQVIEYPLLEIVVRYNDNGYETRYLALNEATMKTENGSTLVVDVGIRGKQFERFRGDGLCISTPSGSTAYNKALGGALIHPSLEAMQIAEIASINNRVFRTVGSPLVLPKHHTCLITPVNHDTIRTTIDHVSLKHKNVNGIQFRVANEKVRFARFRPFPFWKRVHDSFIESEDER is encoded by the coding sequence ATGCGTTATACAATCTTGTCTAAAGGTGATTCTAAGTCCAATGCATTAAAACATAAAATGATTAATCATATGAAAGATTTTCACATGGTTGAAGATACAGTAAATCCTGAAATTGTAATATCTGTTGGTGGAGATGGGACATTATTGCAAGCTTTCCATCAATACAGTCATATGGTATCGCAAGTGGCTTTTGTAGGTGTGCATACTGGACATTTAGGGTTTTATGCAGATTGGCTACCTCATGAGGTTGAAAAATTAATTATTGAAATTAATAATTCTGAATTTCAGGTAATTGAGTATCCTTTGTTAGAAATTGTTGTTAGATATAATGATAACGGTTATGAAACACGTTATTTAGCTTTAAACGAAGCAACAATGAAAACGGAAAATGGTTCTACACTTGTCGTTGATGTTGGAATTAGGGGTAAACAATTTGAACGTTTTAGAGGGGATGGATTATGTATTTCAACGCCTTCAGGGTCTACAGCCTATAATAAAGCCTTAGGTGGGGCGTTAATTCATCCATCACTTGAAGCAATGCAGATTGCTGAAATAGCATCTATTAATAATAGAGTGTTTAGAACTGTAGGATCACCACTTGTACTACCGAAACATCATACTTGTTTAATTACACCAGTTAATCATGACACCATTCGAACAACCATAGACCATGTAAGTTTAAAACATAAAAACGTGAATGGTATTCAATTTAGAGTGGCAAATGAGAAAGTTCGTTTTGCAAGATTTAGACCTTTCCCATTTTGGAAAAGAGTACATGATTCATTTATTGAAAGTGAAGACGAACGATGA
- a CDS encoding GTP pyrophosphokinase family protein, translating to MNQWDQFLTPYKQAVDELKVKLKGLRKQYEVGEHSSPIEFVTGRVKPITSIIDKANKRGIPFDRLREEMYDIAGLRMMCQFVDDIDVVVNMLRQRQDFKVVEERDYINNTKQSGYRSYHVIIEYPIETLNGQKSILAEIQIRTLAMNFWATIEHTLRYKYDGDYPAEIQHRLERAAEAAYLLDEEMSEIKEEIQEAQKYYSQKRAKKHD from the coding sequence ATGAATCAATGGGATCAATTTTTAACACCATACAAACAAGCCGTTGATGAACTTAAAGTGAAATTAAAAGGTTTGCGTAAACAATATGAAGTTGGTGAACATTCATCGCCCATTGAATTTGTTACTGGTCGTGTGAAACCAATTACAAGTATTATCGACAAAGCTAATAAAAGAGGGATTCCGTTTGATCGATTACGTGAAGAAATGTATGACATCGCCGGCTTACGAATGATGTGTCAATTTGTTGATGATATCGATGTTGTGGTAAATATGTTGCGTCAACGTCAAGACTTCAAGGTAGTCGAAGAACGGGATTACATCAATAATACGAAACAAAGTGGTTATCGTTCATATCACGTGATTATTGAATATCCGATTGAAACGCTTAATGGACAGAAGTCAATATTAGCGGAAATTCAAATCCGTACTTTGGCTATGAATTTCTGGGCGACGATTGAACACACATTAAGATACAAATATGATGGTGATTATCCAGCAGAAATTCAGCATCGTCTTGAACGTGCTGCAGAGGCTGCGTATCTGTTAGACGAAGAAATGTCTGAGATTAAAGAAGAAATCCAAGAAGCACAGAAATATTATTCTCAAAAACGTGCAAAAAAACATGACTAA
- a CDS encoding CYTH domain-containing protein: MATNNEIEFKQLLDASTYTKVKSTFFENAEPFTQTNYYIDTPDFKLRDHHSALRIRVKNDTYELTLKVPAKVGLMEYNHMVNIVPEINALIPMSILPTDIKNIMSDYDVSEHELKILGALTTERLETNYQDELLVLDKSTYFDKMDYELEFEVNAYESGLQKFNSLLQQFDLQHEVPKNKVQRFFEYKAQISE; this comes from the coding sequence ATGGCTACAAATAATGAAATTGAATTTAAACAATTACTTGATGCTTCAACCTATACTAAAGTTAAATCTACTTTTTTTGAAAATGCAGAACCATTTACTCAAACAAATTATTATATCGATACGCCCGATTTCAAACTACGCGATCATCACTCAGCGTTAAGAATCAGAGTCAAAAATGACACTTATGAACTAACGTTAAAAGTGCCAGCTAAGGTTGGATTAATGGAATACAATCATATGGTCAATATCGTTCCTGAAATAAATGCACTTATTCCAATGTCAATATTACCCACTGATATTAAGAATATAATGTCAGACTATGATGTGAGTGAACATGAACTAAAAATTCTTGGTGCATTAACTACAGAACGTCTTGAAACAAACTATCAGGATGAATTGCTTGTCTTAGATAAGAGTACATATTTTGATAAAATGGATTATGAATTAGAATTTGAAGTAAACGCCTATGAAAGTGGATTACAAAAATTCAACAGTTTACTTCAACAATTTGACCTTCAACACGAGGTTCCTAAAAATAAAGTTCAACGCTTTTTTGAATATAAAGCTCAAATTTCTGAGTAA
- a CDS encoding truncated hemoglobin, giving the protein MEIGDTMSNTPYEIIGETALYNMIDHFYSLVEKDDRINYLFPGDFAETSRKQKQFLTQFLGGPNLYTEEHGHPMLKMRHMEFKISTYERDAWLENMHTAITEAQFPAGVGDYLYERLRLTANHMVNS; this is encoded by the coding sequence ATGGAAATTGGTGATACTATGTCTAATACGCCATACGAAATTATAGGTGAAACTGCTTTATATAATATGATTGACCATTTTTATTCACTCGTTGAAAAAGATGATAGAATCAATTATTTATTCCCTGGAGATTTTGCTGAAACGAGTAGAAAACAAAAACAATTTCTCACTCAATTTTTGGGTGGTCCAAACCTATACACTGAAGAACATGGGCACCCCATGTTAAAAATGAGACATATGGAATTTAAAATATCGACTTATGAAAGAGATGCATGGTTAGAAAACATGCATACCGCAATAACGGAAGCACAATTTCCAGCAGGTGTTGGAGATTATTTATACGAACGATTGCGTCTAACTGCAAATCATATGGTAAATTCCTAA
- a CDS encoding DsbA family protein yields MAEELKIVDNKSREDANLSPVNKIEIYSFFDPFNTDCFKLSAIISKLRIEYNQYIRVRHILNPSLKVLTKCQAQSTSDFDNIALAYKAAELQGRLRAERFIHLMQNEIIPKRDIITENMICDCIKNAGLDYDVFKDDLQKSKLTESLKIDLHIAREMEIEHAPSLVFFSEDVHEEGLKVEGLYPYHIYTYIINELMGTPIEKNLPPKIEHYIQKKQLVTMEELLTIYEWPEKLLTKELKKLALQQKVEKLQYPEGEFWQSKMPKI; encoded by the coding sequence ATGGCTGAAGAACTAAAAATCGTAGACAATAAAAGTCGTGAAGATGCTAATCTGTCACCTGTAAATAAAATTGAAATTTATTCATTTTTCGATCCTTTCAATACAGATTGCTTTAAATTATCAGCGATTATTTCAAAATTGAGAATTGAATACAACCAATATATACGTGTGAGACATATTTTAAATCCATCTTTAAAGGTGTTAACGAAATGCCAAGCTCAAAGTACATCAGACTTTGACAATATCGCTTTAGCATATAAAGCCGCAGAGCTCCAAGGTCGTTTGAGAGCTGAACGTTTCATTCATTTAATGCAAAATGAAATCATTCCTAAACGAGATATCATTACTGAGAACATGATTTGCGATTGTATTAAAAATGCCGGCTTGGATTATGATGTTTTTAAAGATGATTTACAAAAAAGCAAATTAACTGAAAGCTTAAAAATAGACTTGCATATAGCTCGTGAAATGGAAATTGAACATGCACCTTCACTCGTTTTTTTCAGTGAAGATGTTCATGAAGAAGGATTAAAAGTAGAGGGACTTTATCCTTATCACATATATACTTATATTATTAATGAATTAATGGGTACGCCAATTGAAAAAAATCTTCCACCTAAAATTGAGCATTATATTCAAAAGAAACAGCTCGTTACTATGGAAGAATTATTAACAATTTACGAGTGGCCTGAAAAGTTATTAACAAAAGAACTTAAAAAATTAGCATTACAACAAAAAGTAGAAAAACTTCAATATCCAGAGGGTGAATTTTGGCAATCTAAAATGCCAAAAATATAG
- the pepF gene encoding oligoendopeptidase F, which translates to MTQQLTREEQERKYPNDTWDLTTIFESDDAFEKALKEVEGYLGKEEQFKGHLGDSAETLYNALSLEDEIGTKLEKVYVYAHLKQDQDTSNDKYTGFESRAHQLIIKISSAWSFLVPEILQIDEDKLQTFINENNDLKRYEFDLKLINEKRPHILDAEQEKLLTEAQDALSTPSNVYGMFSNADLEFDDAVDKDGKKHPLTQGTFIKYLESDDRVLRKSAYENVYKGYGSYNNTLGSTLAGEVKKNVFNARTHHYKTARERALSNNHIPEEVYDNLVKTVHKYLPLLHRYTKLRKELLGIEDLKMYDLYTPLVKDVKFEMPYEEAKEWMLKALEPMGEEYLNVVKEGLNNRWVDVYENKGKRSGGYSSGAHLTNPFILLNWSDTVSDLYTLIHEFGHSAHSYFSRKHQPSNSSDYSIFVAEVASTCNEALLSDYMDKHLDDERRLLLLNQELERFRATLFRQTMFAEFEHKIHQIEEAGEPLTSTRMNDEYAKLNQQYFGDVVETDDNISKEWSRIPHFYMNYYVYQYATGYSAAQSLSHQILTEGKPAVERYINEFLKKGSSNYPIEILKNAGVDMTSPEPIEQACEVFEQKLDAFEKLMKA; encoded by the coding sequence ATGACACAACAATTAACGAGAGAAGAACAAGAACGTAAATATCCAAATGATACGTGGGACTTAACTACTATTTTCGAAAGTGACGATGCTTTTGAAAAAGCATTGAAAGAAGTAGAAGGTTATCTTGGTAAGGAAGAACAATTTAAAGGACATTTAGGTGATAGTGCGGAAACGTTATACAATGCGTTATCATTAGAAGATGAAATAGGTACTAAACTTGAAAAGGTTTATGTATATGCACATTTAAAGCAAGACCAAGATACATCAAATGATAAATATACTGGTTTCGAATCACGTGCACATCAACTTATCATTAAAATAAGTTCAGCATGGAGTTTTTTAGTACCTGAAATTCTTCAAATTGATGAAGATAAATTACAAACTTTTATAAATGAGAATAATGATTTAAAACGTTATGAATTTGACTTAAAACTGATTAATGAAAAACGTCCGCATATTCTAGATGCAGAACAAGAAAAATTATTAACTGAAGCTCAAGATGCATTGTCTACACCAAGTAATGTGTATGGTATGTTTAGTAATGCTGATTTAGAGTTTGACGATGCAGTTGATAAAGATGGTAAAAAACATCCACTTACTCAAGGTACATTTATTAAATACTTAGAATCAGATGATCGAGTATTACGTAAATCTGCATATGAAAATGTATATAAAGGTTATGGTTCATATAATAATACACTAGGTTCAACTTTGGCTGGAGAAGTTAAAAAGAATGTCTTTAATGCAAGAACACATCATTACAAAACAGCAAGAGAACGTGCTTTAAGTAATAATCATATACCAGAAGAAGTGTATGACAATCTTGTTAAAACAGTACACAAATATTTACCATTATTGCACAGATATACGAAATTACGTAAAGAACTATTAGGTATTGAAGATTTGAAAATGTATGATTTATATACGCCTCTAGTCAAAGACGTAAAATTTGAAATGCCTTATGAAGAGGCTAAAGAATGGATGTTAAAAGCATTAGAACCAATGGGTGAAGAATATCTGAATGTTGTTAAAGAAGGATTAAACAACCGTTGGGTAGATGTATACGAGAATAAAGGTAAACGTTCAGGTGGTTATTCATCTGGTGCACATTTAACTAATCCATTTATTTTATTAAATTGGTCAGATACTGTATCTGATTTATACACATTAATTCATGAATTCGGTCATTCAGCACATAGTTACTTCAGTCGTAAACACCAACCATCAAACTCTAGTGATTATTCAATTTTTGTTGCTGAAGTTGCATCAACTTGTAATGAAGCTTTATTAAGTGATTATATGGATAAACATTTAGATGATGAACGTCGTTTATTGTTATTAAATCAAGAACTTGAAAGATTCAGAGCGACTTTATTCCGTCAAACAATGTTCGCAGAATTTGAACATAAAATTCATCAAATTGAAGAAGCAGGTGAACCATTAACTTCAACACGTATGAATGATGAATATGCTAAATTGAATCAACAATATTTTGGTGATGTTGTTGAAACAGATGACAATATCAGCAAAGAATGGTCAAGAATCCCTCATTTCTACATGAATTACTATGTTTATCAATATGCAACTGGTTATAGTGCGGCACAAAGTTTAAGTCACCAAATTCTTACTGAAGGTAAACCAGCAGTTGAGAGATACATTAATGAATTCCTGAAAAAAGGAAGCTCAAATTATCCAATTGAAATTTTAAAAAATGCAGGTGTGGATATGACTTCACCAGAACCAATTGAACAAGCTTGTGAAGTTTTTGAACAAAAATTAGACGCTTTTGAAAAATTAATGAAAGCTTAA
- the mecA gene encoding adaptor protein MecA, with the protein MRIERVDDTTVKLFITYSDIEARGFSREDLWTNRKRGEEFFWSMMDEINEEEDFVVEGPLWIQVHAFEKGVEVTISKSKNEEAMNMSDEDANEQFEEQVNELLANTLESEESIEDLFEQRAQQKQSQKSEPKQTKQRPSLRTIIVKFDDLEQVINYAYHNNQSTDEFEDLLYMNDSNYYYAIHFDDSVSQELINDSYSQLLEFAYPTDKTEVYLNDYAKIIMSHNVTSQVRRYFTDTAE; encoded by the coding sequence ATGAGAATAGAACGCGTTGATGATACAACAGTCAAATTATTTATAACATATAGCGATATCGAAGCAAGAGGATTTAGTCGTGAAGATTTATGGACTAATCGTAAACGAGGAGAAGAGTTCTTCTGGTCAATGATGGATGAAATCAATGAGGAAGAAGATTTCGTTGTAGAAGGTCCATTATGGATTCAAGTACATGCCTTTGAAAAAGGCGTGGAAGTAACAATTTCTAAATCTAAAAATGAAGAAGCAATGAATATGTCTGACGAAGATGCTAATGAACAATTTGAAGAACAAGTTAACGAATTACTTGCGAATACACTTGAAAGTGAAGAAAGTATTGAAGATTTATTCGAACAAAGAGCTCAACAAAAACAATCTCAAAAATCAGAGCCAAAGCAAACTAAACAAAGACCTAGTCTTAGAACTATTATCGTTAAATTTGATGACTTGGAACAAGTAATTAATTACGCATATCATAATAATCAATCAACTGATGAATTTGAAGATTTATTATATATGAACGATTCAAATTATTATTATGCGATTCATTTTGATGATTCAGTAAGTCAAGAACTTATTAATGACAGTTACAGTCAATTACTAGAGTTTGCTTATCCAACTGACAAGACAGAAGTTTATTTAAATGATTATGCCAAGATTATTATGAGTCATAACGTTACGTCACAAGTACGTCGTTATTTTACAGATACAGCTGAATAA
- the spxA gene encoding transcriptional regulator Spx, with protein MVTLFTSPSCTSCRKAKAWLQEHDIPYTERNIFSEHLTIDEIKQILKMTEDGTDEIISTRSKTYQKLNVDIDSLPLQDLYAIIQDNPGLLRRPIILDEKRLQVGYNEDEIRRFLPRKVRTFQLQEAQRLVD; from the coding sequence ATGGTAACATTATTTACTTCACCAAGTTGCACATCTTGCCGTAAAGCGAAAGCATGGTTACAAGAACATGACATTCCATATACGGAGCGTAACATTTTTTCTGAACATTTAACAATTGATGAAATTAAACAAATTTTAAAAATGACTGAAGACGGAACTGACGAAATTATTTCAACTCGTTCTAAAACATATCAAAAACTAAACGTAGATATCGATTCTTTACCTTTACAAGATCTTTATGCAATTATCCAAGACAATCCAGGACTATTACGTCGTCCTATTATCTTAGATGAAAAACGTTTACAAGTTGGTTATAACGAAGATGAAATCAGACGTTTCTTACCAAGAAAAGTTCGTACTTTCCAATTACAAGAAGCGCAACGTTTAGTAGACTAA
- the trpS gene encoding tryptophan--tRNA ligase, with protein sequence METLFSGIQPSGIPTIGNYIGALKQFADVQNDYDCFFCIVDQHAITVPQDKIKLRKQIRQLAAIYLASGIDPEKSTLFIQSEVPAHVQAGWMLTTISSVGELERMTQYKDKAQKRTDGIPAGLLTYPPLMAADIVIYNTNIVPVGEDQKQHMELTRNLVERFNSRYNDILVKPEIRMPKVGGRVMSLQDPTKKMSKSDDNQKNFISLLDEPNVAAKKIKSAVTDSDGIIKFDRDNKPGISNLLTIYSSLTNESIKDLEAKYENEGYGKFKTDLSEIVKTFLINFQEKYNEFYNSDKLDDILDHGRDKAQKASFKTLKKMERAMGLGRKR encoded by the coding sequence ATGGAGACATTATTTTCAGGAATTCAACCAAGTGGCATACCAACAATTGGTAACTATATTGGTGCATTAAAACAATTTGCCGATGTCCAAAACGACTACGATTGTTTTTTCTGTATCGTTGATCAACATGCAATCACAGTGCCACAAGATAAAATCAAATTACGTAAACAAATACGTCAACTTGCAGCTATTTATTTAGCTTCTGGAATAGACCCAGAAAAATCAACATTATTTATTCAATCTGAAGTACCTGCACATGTCCAAGCTGGTTGGATGCTCACTACAATTTCAAGTGTGGGTGAACTTGAACGTATGACTCAATATAAAGATAAAGCTCAAAAGCGTACAGATGGTATTCCTGCCGGTTTATTAACTTACCCACCTTTAATGGCTGCAGATATTGTCATTTATAATACTAATATCGTTCCTGTAGGTGAAGATCAAAAGCAACATATGGAATTAACACGTAACCTAGTAGAACGTTTTAATAGTCGTTACAATGATATTTTAGTTAAACCAGAAATTCGAATGCCAAAAGTGGGCGGCCGTGTAATGAGCTTGCAAGATCCAACTAAAAAAATGAGTAAAAGTGATGATAATCAGAAAAACTTCATCTCATTGTTAGATGAGCCAAATGTTGCAGCTAAAAAAATTAAAAGTGCTGTAACAGATTCAGACGGTATTATAAAATTTGATAGAGACAATAAACCTGGCATTTCTAATCTATTAACTATTTACTCAAGCTTAACAAATGAATCTATAAAAGATTTAGAAGCTAAATATGAAAACGAAGGCTACGGTAAATTTAAAACTGATTTATCAGAAATTGTTAAAACATTCTTAATTAATTTCCAAGAAAAATACAATGAATTTTATAACTCAGATAAATTAGACGACATCCTAGACCACGGCCGTGATAAAGCTCAAAAAGCTTCATTCAAAACATTGAAAAAAATGGAACGTGCTATGGGATTAGGTCGTAAACGATAA